One Drosophila virilis strain 15010-1051.87 chromosome 5, Dvir_AGI_RSII-ME, whole genome shotgun sequence DNA window includes the following coding sequences:
- the LOC6626540 gene encoding uncharacterized protein yields MNSLCPGRLTHCAIFATTSDGCRSGNVYGLIKVANKSTKPAMSNGSIILLLWAFCSGVAATPTTSIPQRRVQMQDDVQLLHPHIITIERLEHLLRRAGEIFGPVVQAEDSVSAGSQVDAQVEMQTQPHQYMLPPTDQPYNFYLPLYDYVDPKLDAKSRHMEKITPPPQRLQQERNYYADKPKKTPKKFNAGAKHINLKWLNTYEKAMGGVAPKAIYLEQDERNRINFDDSFFAVDMHVKTPDNQPHKEPNAVPVELLQHGEQLAEDDLMAAPAQLAYNFKPTPIVL; encoded by the exons ATGAATTCGTTGTGCCCAGGCCGCCTTACTCATTGTGCGATCTTTGCAACGACAAGTGACGGCTGCCGCTCCGGCAACGTATATGGACTAATAAAAGTGGctaacaaatcaacaaaaccTGCCATGTCGAATGGGTCAATAATT TTGCTCTTGTGGGCCTTCTGCTCTGGCGTGGCTGCCACGCCAACGACATCGATACCGCAGCGCCGTGTACAGATGCAGGATGATGTGCAATTATTGCATCCGCACATCATAACAATTGAACGCTTGGAGCATTTGTTACGGCGTGCTGGTGAAATCTTTGGTCCAGTTGTCCAAGCCGAAGACTCGGTATCGGCTGGCAGCCAAGTGGACGCCCAGGTGGAGATGCAGACACAGCCACATCAGTACATGCTGCCACCCACAGATCAGCCATACAACTTCTATTTGCCGCTCTATGATTACGTGGATCCCAAGCTGGATGCCAAGAGCCGGCACATGGAGAAGATAACGCCACCGCCGCAGAGATTGCAGCAGGAGCGCAATTATTACGCCGACAAACCAAAGAAGACGCCGAAAAAGTTTAATGCAGGGGCCAAGCACATCAATCTCAAGTGGCTCAATACCTACGAGAAGGCAATGGGAGGTGTTGCTCCGAAGGCCATTTATTTGGAACAGGATGAGCGTAATCGCATTAATTTCGATGACTCCTTCTTTGCGGTTGACATGCATGTAAAGACGCCTGACAATCAGCCGCACAAGGAGCCAAACGCTGTGCCCgttgagctgctgcagcacggCGAACAGCTGGCTGAGGATGACCTAATGGCCGCGCCTGCCCAGCTCGCATACAACTTCAAGCCGACTCCAATTGTGTTGTAA
- the LOC6626544 gene encoding uncharacterized protein produces the protein MEEITYDPIKRIWSGKKAMPMYDLDCSIGRIIHNNLKSNPKNICQICIEDGKTATSQEILNWSVRLAQNFKQRGLSHDDVICISAKNSTYVTPAAVACLFNATPFHAVNPILDINTLTHLLTITKPKLIFCDAVDYEKLKTASAAWSPELITVTGKVEGVTYIEELLSPTKTEMFYQPQPLILGGDQTVFILCSSGTTGLPKAVCIANHTFDCSNNFVTCESVAYCPSGLDWATGILFLLWSVANGCTRILTNRPFSAEYFLELVVKYKITTVILVPVYISALVACPEASAEKLASLRTLVVGGGWIPSETLHKMQSLLKNGVIIFTYGSTEIGGIAGGIYTEKLGTTVGKLAPGIQVRILDENCSNLSHGEVGEVCVHRGRKWSGYYGNPLETQRMQDSLGWFHSGDLGYFDEHNNLYIVDRKKEIFKCLTMHYWPNEIEAVIAELPDVQQVCVAGVYIEKYGDAPAAMVVKRPGSTLSADQIKEHVAKRLVVEFKRLFGGVYFADELPQNANGKVLRRVVKEKLTQANLDR, from the exons ATGGAAGAAATTACCTACGATCCGATTAAACGCATCTGGAGTGGAAAAAAGGCCATGCCCATGTACGACTTAGATTGTTCAATAGGCCGAATAATTCACAATAATCTCAAAAGTAATCCCAAAAACATTTGCCAG ATATGCATTGAGGATGGGAAAACTGCGACAAGCCAGGAAATATTAAACTGGTCCGTGCGACTTGCACAGAACTTCAAGCAGCGGGGACTAAGTCACGATGATGTCATTTGTATTTCGGCGAAGAATAGCACCTATGTCACACCTGCTGCTGTGGCCTGCCTCTTCAACGCAACGCCTTTCCATGCAGTTAATCCCATCTTGGATATCAATACGCTAACACACTTGCTGACGATAACCAAGCCCAAGTTAATCTTCTGCGATGCCGTCGACTATGAGAAGCTAAAGACCGCGAGTGCTGCCTGGTCACCTGAACTGATAACAGTCACAGGTAAAGTGGAGGGCGTGACGTATATAGAGGAGCTGCTCTCCCCAACAAAGACTGAGATGTTCTATCA ACCACAACCCTTGATTTTGGGCGGCGATCAGACTGTGTTTATCTTGTGTTCCTCCGGTACTACCGGCCTTCCCAAAGCTGTTTGCATTGCAAACCATACGTTTGATTGTAGTAACAA ttttgtaaCCTGCGAATCGGTCGCCTACTGTCCGTCTGGATTGGACTGGGCCACCGGCATTCTCTTCTTATTATGGAGCGTTGCGAATGGCTGCACAAGAATTTTAACGAACCGACCTTTCAGTGCCGAGTATTTTCTGGAGCTGGTTGTTAAGTATAAAATCACTACAGTGATTCTCGTACCGGTTTACATTTCCGCACTAGTCGCATGTCCCGAGGCCTCAGCTGAAAAACTAGCTAGTCTAAGGACTTTAGTCGTGGGTGGTGGGTGGATACCATCGGAGACACTTCATAAGATGCAGAGCCTGCTTAAAAACGGTGTTATCATCTTCACATATGGCTCTACAGAAATCGGTGGAATAGCAGGCGGCATTTATACGGAAAAGCTTGGCACGACAGTTGGCAAGCTAGCGCCTGGAATCCAAGTGCGCATATTGGACGAGAACTGCAGTAATCTGAGCCATGGAGAAGTGGGAGAGGTGTGTGTGCACCGTGGCCGCAAATGGAGCGGCTACTACGGTAACCCACTGGAAACCCAGCGCATGCAGGACTCTCTGGGCTGGTTCCACTCGGGTGATTTGGGCTACTTTGATGAACACAATAACCTGTATATCGTGGACCGCAAAAAGGAAATCTTCAAATGCCTGACGATGCATTACTGGCCCAATGAGATCGAGGCAGTCATTGCTGAGCTACCCGATGTCCAACAAGTTTGTGTGGCAGGCGTTTATATTGAGAAGTACGGCGATGCACCTGCAGCTATGGTCGTAAAACGACCTGGCAGCACCCTGAGTGCAGATCAGATTAAGGAGCATGTGGCCAAGCGGTTGGTGGTCGAGTTTAAGCGATTGTTTGGAGGCGTTTACTTCGCGGATGAGTTGCCCCAGAATGCCAACGGTAAGGTGCTCCGTCGAGTGGTCAAAGAGAAACTGACACAGGCTAATTTGGATCGTTAA
- the Nup54 gene encoding probable nucleoporin Nup54 has product MSFFGGNTSLGATSTPAKPGGMFGSAFGTTTGAAAPAFGGGMSTSTFGAAPSAFGAAPTSAPASTLGGGFGGFGAQAPTSQPSLFGTPAIGSAPPAFSGFGQLSTSSNAPASGFSGFGATATTAPAFGGFGTSQSTPFGGGAFGSTFGKPAAPTVTPGFGGFGGTNFMMGQPQQQPVPISSDEAFAQSILNVSIFGDERDNIVAKWNYLQAMWGTGKLFYSQSAAPVDITQENYLCRFKAIGYSRMPGKDNKLGLVALNFDRDLATVKTQQQQIIQTLHSLMGSKPNLLVHIDVLKELENKKCQMVIYVEEKVQLSHGPNDSKRILATELASYLGQAQVKPQLSNLGMTEALALTLPDEDQLKEYLENPPRSVDPRMWRQANLDNPDASQFIPVPMIGFSDLKWRVKCQEQETFTHALYLKKVEGELQELRRRHASATARIMEHKRKLAEMSHRILRIVVKQECTRKVGSTLTPEEEALRTKLQNMQAVVSAPTQFKGRLSELLSQIRMQRSQFANNGLPEYALEKNAEDEMRTIMTMQQRAMEVLKETVNKDLEALDIIIKGLPELQQT; this is encoded by the exons CGGGCGGCATGTTTGGCTCAGCGTTTGGTACCACAACTGGGGCTGCGGCGCCGGCTTTTGGAGGCGGCatgtcgacgtcgacgtttgGTGCCGCACCCTCAGCTTTTGGTGCAGCCCCAACAAGTGCGCCGGCTTCTACACTGGGCGGTGGATTTGGTGGTTTTGGTGCACAAGCACCGACAAGTCAGCCCAGCTTATTTGGAACTCCCGCAATTGGATCGGCACCGCCTGCATTCAGTGGTTTCGGACAGCTGTCAACATCAAGCAATGCGCCTGCTAGTGGATTTTCGGGATTTGGAGCAACAGCGACGACAGCACCAGCGTTTGGTGGCTTTGGCACCAGTCAGTCGACTCCGTTTGGCGGCGGCGCCTTCGGATCAA cttttggTAAACCAGCTGCGCCGACTGTGACGCCAGGTTTTGGTGGATTTGGTGGTACAAATTTTATGATGggacagccacagcagcagcctgTGCCGATTTCATCGGATGAGGCCTTTGCACAGTCTATTCTAAATGTGTCTATATTTGGCGATGAACGTGATAACATTGTCGCCAAATGGAACTATCTACAGGCCATGTGGGGCACCGGCAAATTATTTTACTCACAAAGCGCTGCGCCGGTGGACATCACGCAGGAGAATTACCTGTGCCGCTTCAAGGCTATAGGCTACAGTCGTATGCCTGGCAAGGACAACAAACTGGGACTGGTTGCACTCAACTTTGATCGTGATCTGGCGACGGTTAA gacacaacagcaacagattATACAAACGCTACACAGCTTAATGGGCAGCAAGCCAAATCTGTTGGTGCACATCGACGTTCTCAAAGAACTGGAGAACAAAAAGTGTCAAATGGTCATCTATGTGGAGGAGAAAGTACAGCTTTCGCATGGGCCAAATGATAGTAAGCGAATACTTGCCACCGAGCTGGCCAGTTATTTGGGTCAGGCACAAGTGAAGCCACAGCTGAGCAATCTGGGCATGACAGAAGCTTTGGCTCTTACACTGCCCGACGAAGATCAATTGAAGGAATATTTAGAGAATCCTCCCCGAAGTGTTGATCCACGCATGTGGCGTCAGGCTAATTTAGACAATCCAGATGCCAGCCAATTTATACCTGTACCCATGATTGGTTTTAGCGATCTAAAATGGCGCGTCAAATGTCAGGAACAAGAGACATTTACGCATGCGCTATACTTAAAGAAGGTGGAGGGCGAATTACAGGAACTGCGGCGGCGACATGCTTCCGCAACAGCTAGGATAATGGAGCACAAACGTAAATTAGCCGAAATGAGTCATCGCATACTGAGG ATTGTTGTGAAACAGGAATGCACTCGCAAAGTGGGCAGCACATTAACGCCCGAGGAAGAAGCGCTACGGACCAAGCTGCAAAATATGCAGGCCGTCGTCTCGGCGCCCACTCAGTTTAAGGGCCGGCTTAGTGAGCTACTCTCCCAAATTCGAATGCAGCGCAGTCAATTTGCCAACAATGGCCTCCCTGAATATGCATTGGAGAAGAACGCAGAAGATGAGATGAGAACCATAATGACCATGCAGCAGCGTGCAATGGAGGTGTTAAAAGAAACGGTTAACAAGGACCTGGAAGCGCTGGATATTATCATAAAAGGTTTGCCCGAATTACAGCAGACATGA
- the LOC6626543 gene encoding uncharacterized protein encodes MDDFFKTNYDPIQRIWSGGKPAPMYDFDCSVGRIIHNNLRNNPKNVCQICLADGKTATNQDIFSWSVRLAQNFKQRGLRHDDVICISAKNSTYVTPAAVACLFNATPFHAVNPTLDINTLKHVLTITQPKLIFCDAVDFEKLKTASAAWTPELITVTGKVEGVTYIEELLTPTNTEMFYQPQLLHLGGDQTMAILCSSGTTAQPKAVCIANSMLTVGNPFVNSELVIYCGSSLDWYTGVLNFLYSVAEGCTRVIADKPYSAEYLLELIDKYKINIISCAPRHASELLACPQATAARLATVFVLAVGGGWIPPVTLQKLKNILKNGNIYFGYGATEFGAVSAGPYIEKFGNTVGRLVSGVKARIVDENGKNLCHGEVGEVYVHSGRKWSGYYGNPLETQRMQDSLGWFHSGDLGYFDEHNNLYIVDRKKEIFKCLGMQYGPSEIEAVIAELPDVHAVCVVGLYDEKYGDAPAAMVVKRPGSTLSAAQIKEHVAKRLVVEFKQLHRGVYFVDELPHNANGKVLRRTVKEKLTQSNFNHL; translated from the exons ATGGACGATTTCTTTAAAACCAACTACGATCCCATTCAACGCATCTGGAGTGGAGGGAAACCCGCGCCCATGTACGACTTTGATTGTTCAGTTGGTCGAATAATTCACAATAATCTCAGAAACAATCCCAAAAACGTTTGCCAG ATATGCCTTGCGGATGGAAAAACTGCAACAAACCAGGATATATTTAGTTGGTCCGTGCGACTTGCACAGAATTTCAAGCAGCGTGGACTACGCCACGACGACGTCATCTGCATTTCGGCCAAGAATAGCACCTATGTCACACCTGCCGCTGTGGCTTGCCTCTTCAATGCCACGCCCTTTCACGCAGTCAATCCCACTTTAGATATCAATACGCTTAAGCACGTTCTGACAATAACCCAGCCCAAGTTAATCTTCTGCGATGCCGTCGACTTTGAGAAGCTAAAAACCGCGAGTGCAGCCTGGACACCTGAACTGATAACAGTCACAGGTAAAGTGGAGGGCGTGACGTATATAGAGGAACTGCTCACGCCGACGAATACTGAAATGTTCTATCA ACCACAATTGCTGCATTTGGGCGGTGACCAGACTATGGCCATATTGTGTTCGTCTGGAACTACAGCACAGCCCAAAGCTGTTTGCATAGCAAACTCCATGTTGACGGTTGGCAATCC CTTCGTTAACAGCGAATTGGTGATCTACTGCGGCTCCAGCTTAGACTGGTACACGGGTGTTTTAAACTTTTTGTACAGCGTAGCGGAGGGCTGTACACGCGTCATAGCCGATAAGCCCTACAGTGCTGAGTATTTGTTAGAGCTAATTGATAAGTACAAGATCAATATCATAAGTTGTGCGCCTCGTCACGCAAGCGAATTGCTCGCGTGTCCTCAGGCCACAGCCGCACGATTGGCAACGGTGTTTGTATTGGCAGTCGGGGGTGGTTGGATACCCCCCGTGACACTACAGAAGCTGaaaaatatacttaaaaaCGGAAATATCTATTTTGGATATGGTGCCACGGAATTTGGAGCAGTTTCTGCCGGTCCTTATATTGAGAAGTTTGGTAACACAGTGGGAAGGCTTGTGTCCGGAGTTAAGGCTCGCATTGTCGATGAAAACGGAAAGAATCTTTGCCACGGAGAAGTTGGAGAAGTTTATGTGCACAGTGGCCGCAAGTGGAGCGGCTACTACGGTAACCCACTGGAAACCCAGCGCATGCAGGACTCTCTGGGCTGGTTCCATTCGGGGGATTTGGGCTACTTTGATGAACACAATAACCTGTATATCGTGGACCGCAAAAAGGAAATATTCAAATGCCTGGGAATGCAGTACGGGCCTAGTGAGATCGAGGCCGTCATTGCTGAGCTACCCGATGTACATGCAGTGTGTGTGGTGGGCCTTTATGATGAGAAATACGGTGACGCACCTGCTGCCATGGTCGTAAAACGACCTGGCAGCACCTTGAGCGCAGCCCAGATCAAAGAGCATGTGGCCAAGCGGTTGGTGGTCGAGTTTAAGCAATTGCATAGAGGCGTTTACTTCGTGGATGAGTTGCCCCATAATGCCAATGGCAAGGTGCTGCGTCGAACAGTCAAAGAGAAGCTTACACAATCTAATTTTAATCATTTGTAA
- the LOC6626542 gene encoding uncharacterized protein: MTSIPTTYNEKDNTWSGAKRSSIFNYDMSVGKVIFNTMRNWPKNVCQINDVDGVSVTNGQGITWAVRIAQYLKKRGLNHKDVIGIAAKNTTYVMPLGVACLMNCTPFHSVNPMLDEATIQHVYEITKPMLIFCDGLDYKKIHAATLGWHPEIYTLSDPIEGVPKIETLLDPTTTEMFYQPELLKSGGDQTVAILCSSGTTGLPKAVCISNSILIQESMLVNSESVIFVSSSLDWITGLWAFIFSTVFGCTRIITNRPFAPEYFVELVKKYKINYAVVPPRHLSALITCPEATAESLMPIRMLNYGGGLVSMATLQRAQEICKSAMFNSGYGMTEVGAITVNIGISNTASAGRLLPGIKIRIVDEEGKSQSYNQVGEIYVHTGQAWNGYYGNPVETRRMQDFEGWFHTGDLGYFDEQNFLYIVDRKKEILKYQGLHYWPTEIESAIAELPQVQDVCVVGIYDEREGDAAGALVVRRKGCEISAQEVINHVAKRLNGTQKQLHAGVRFVDKLPANVNGKTLRKSARELFVSQPN; encoded by the exons ATGACATCAATACCAACCACATACAATGAGAAGGATAATACCTGGAGTGGGGCCAAGCGGAGCTCCATCTTCAACTATGATATGTCTGTGGGCAAAGTCATATTCAATACCATGAGGAACTGGCCCAAAAATGTGTGCCAG ATCAACGATGTTGACGGCGTTTCTGTCACCAATGGGCAGGGCATCACCTGGGCTGTACGCATTGCCCAGTACCTGAAAAAGCGGGGCCTCAACCACAAGGATGTAATTGGCATCGCTGCGAAAAATACCACCTATGTGATGCCCTTGGGTGTGGCCTGTCTAATGAATTGCACACCCTTTCATTCTGTGAATCCAATGCTCGATGAAG CGACCATTCAGCATGTTTATGAAATAACTAAGCCAATGCTTATATTCTGCGATGGTCTGGATTATAAGAAAATACATGCGGCTACACTGGGCTGGCATCCGGAAATATATACCCTCAGCGATCCCATTGAGGGTGTGCCCAAGATAGAGACTCTGTTGGATCCGACTACGACCGAAATGTTTTATCA ACCGGAACTTCTTAAGTCTGGCGGTGACCAAACGGTGGCCATTTTATGCTCCTCCGGCACCACGGGCTTACCGAAAGCCGTTTGCATTTCGAATAGTATACTTATACAGGAGAGCAT GCTCGTCAACAGCGAATCGGTTATCTTTGTGTCCAGCTCACTGGATTGGATTACTGGCCTGTGGGCCTTCATCTTCAGCACCGTATTTGGCTGTACTCGCATCATCACTAACCGACCCTTTGCACCCGAATATTTTGTGGAATTGGTTAAGAAGTACAAGATCAACTATGCCGTCGTGCCGCCGAGACATTTGTCCGCCTTGATCACGTGTCCGGAGGCCACGGCAGAGTCCCTAATGCCCATACGTATGCTGAATTATGGCGGAGGCCTGGTGTCCATGGCCACGCTGCAGCGTGCCCAGGAGATATGTAAATCGGCCATGTTTAATTCGGGTTACGGCATGACCGAAGTGGGTGCCATAACTGTAAATATTGGCATTAGTAATACCGCATCAGCGGGCCGACTACTGCCGGGCATTAAAATTCGAATTGTCGATGAGGAGGGCAAGAGCCAGAGCTACAATCAGGTCGGCGAGATCTATGTGCACACCGGACAGGCCTGGAATGGTTACTATGGCAATCCCGTGGAAACCCGTCGCATGCAAGATTTTGAGGGCTGGTTCCACACCGGCGATCTGGGCTATTTTGATGAACAGAATTTCCTGTACATTGTCGATCGCAAAAAGGAGATTCTCAAGTACCAGGGACTGCACTATTGGCCCACTGAAATCGAGAGTGCGATTGCGGAGCTGCCGCAGGTGCAGGACGTTTGCGTTGTGGGCATCTATGATGAGCGCGAAGGCGATGCGGCTGGCGCTTTGGTTGTGCGGCGCAAAGGCTGCGAGATTAGCGCCCAAGAGGTGATTAACCATGTGGCCAAGCGTCTGAATGGCACGCAAAAACAATTGCACGCCGGAGTCCGTTTTGTCGATAAGCTGCCAGCTAACGTGAACGGCAAGACTCTTCGAAAGTCAGCCCGGGAGTTGTTTGTTTCCCAGCCAAACTAA
- the Dera gene encoding deoxyribose-phosphate aldolase — MERSNKMEFKVNKTLKYDATFLKSNFSLPEVNRIASSISKSSTVTGDYEVAWALKAVTLVDLTTLAGDDTASNVSRLCVRACLPFEPQLLEKVVEPSLLKDIHCAAVCVYPARVADAHKTLKQYGKLKDISIAAVATGFPTGQYGLKTRLEEISYAVDAGATEIDIVINRQLALVGDWKGVYDEVVLMRQACGTRAHLKTILAVGELGSMENVYKASMVCMLAGADFIKTSTGKEAVNATLPVGLVMIWAIQEFKRLTGQIVGLKPAGGIRNVRDAIAWMTLVKSTLGMHWLQPELFRFGASGLLDDIEKVVREGVARLKQA; from the exons ATGGAAAGGAGCAACAAAATGGAATTTAAAGTGAACAAAACGCTAAAATATG ATGCGACCTTCCTCAAGAGCAACTTTTCACTGCCTGAAGTCAATAGGATCGCATCCAGCATATCGAAGAGCTCGACTGTGACGGGTGATTATGAAGTCGCTTGGGCTCTGAAAGCCGTCACGCTTGTAGATTTGACCACCTTGGCTGGAGATGATACTGCATCGAACGTGAGCCGGCTTTGCGTGCGCGCCTGTTTGCCCTTTGAGCCGCAGCTCTTGGAGAAAGTTGTTGAGCCCAGCTTGCTGAAGGATATTCATTGTGCTGCCGTTTGTGTGTATCCCGCCCGCGTGGCGGATGCACACAAGACTCTGAAGCAGTATGGCAAATTGAAAGACATATCCATAGCCGCAGTGGCCACAGGTTTTCCCACAGGCCAATATGGCTTGAAAACACGTCTGGAGGAGATCAGCTACGCCGTTGATGCTGGTGCTACGGAGATCGACATCGTTATTAACCGACAGCTGGCGCTGGTGGGTGACTGGAAGGGCGTCTATGATGAGGTGGTGCTCATGCGCCAGGCCTGCGGCACACGTGCGCATCTGAAGACCATCCTGGCTGTTGGCGAGTTGGGCTCTATGGAAAAT GTGTACAAAGCTTCCATGGTGTGCATGTTGGCCGGCGCGGACTTCATCAAGACATCCACAGGCAAGGAGGCGGTGAACGCCACACTGCCTGTTGGTCTGGTCATGATATGGGCCATACAGGAGTTCAAGCGACTCACTGGCCAAATTGTGGGCCTTAAGCCGGCTGGTGGTATCAGAAATGTGCGGGATGCAATTGCCTGGATGACGTTGGTCAAAAGCACGCTTGGCATGCACTGGCTGCAGCCGGAACTATTCCGCTTCGGTGCCTCGGGTCTGCTCGATGATATTGAGAAAGTTGTTCGCGAGGGTGTCGCTAGACTGAAGCAGGCTTAA
- the LOC6625630 gene encoding uncharacterized protein codes for MANKQLTLPILWLLIASSCQLILGQTEPDAQQLQALRPRGRIRIADMQMPQPPLPPPPPMPGHGPMNWPGYGAVAPMPATSTVHTHIPLLREEQLDNNAANLAMPTEAVVYGNWKPDHHPLRPNGEEAQPKQRVYGRLEAMLMGLPADVAANERRDSSSEEHSSETERRTASGGYQNPLTRRDSFERSQESRGRWRIPPGNIHMQPSETPIEVVHMNASDPLMRAMAKQINQSIEATTAHRQTTEDSWMPLPYPYPTPSYESTQPVPRVMAKVSSTPAPTLSSSLATEFTTVALNWPTDFLDAASSSTERIYTDASSGSIDRIDRVDRVDSIDRIDEDVDDYKYYEESLNSAQMHSELSVPDTLLPQLPLNITRVGIPYEERNSAEEPKICVPLTVTETAAESTSALLVEVERVYCFPLPKVEIKTGNIRQQQLPQPTQHEHSSGASITSTTTEEQPQPALSAAAGRQSCLTLLLIIWSSVWAYL; via the exons ATGGCCAACAAGCAGTTGACTCTTCCGATTCTCTGGCTTTTGATCGCGtccagctgccagctgatCCTGGGCCAGACCGAGCCGGATGCCCAGCAGCTGCAAGCACTTCGGCCTCGGGGTCGTATACGCATTGCGGATATGCAAATGCCgcagccgccgctgccgccaccgccgcccaTGCCCGGGCATGGACCCATGAACTGGCCCGGCTACGGTGCAGTTGCTCCCATGCCTGCCACCTCCACggtacacacgcacataccGCTGCTGCGTGAGGAGCAGCTGGACAACAATGCTGCGAACCTAGCCATGCCAACTGAGGCTGTGGTGTACGGTAACTGGAAGCCGGATCATCATCCACTTAGACCCAACGGTGAGGAGGCGCAGCCCAAGCAACGCGTTTACGGACGCCTCGAAGCGATGCTTATGGGCTTGCCAGCGGATG TTGCAGCGAATGAAAGACGTGATTCGTCCAGCGAGGAGCATTCATCGGAAACGGAGAGACGCACTGCTTCGGGTGGCTATCAGAACCCCCTCACACGTCGCGATAGCTTCGAGCGTTCCCAAGAATCACGCGGTCGCTGGCGCATACCGCCAGgtaatatacatatgcagcCATCCGAAACACCGATTGAAGTGGTACACATGAATGCGTCGGATCCCTTGATGCGGGCTATGGCCAAACAAATCAACCAGTCCATTGAGGCAACGACAGCGCATCGACAAACCACCGAAGACAGCTGGATGCCGCTGCCCTATCCGTATCCCACGCCCAGCTACGAGAGCACGCAGCCAGTGCCAAGAGTGATGGCAAAGGTAAGCAGTACACCAGCGCCCACGCTCAGCTCTAGCCTTGCCACAGAGTTCACCACAGTGGCGCTCAATTGGCCCACTGACTTTCTGGATGCCGCCTCGAGCAGCACGGAGCGCATTTACACAGatgccagcagcggcagcatcgaTCGCATCGACCGTGTCGACCGTGTGGACAGCATTGATCGCATTGATGAGGATGTGGACGATTATAAGTACTACGAGGAGAGCTTAAACTCCGCCCAAATGCACAGCGAACTGAGCGTGCCGGACACCCTATTGCCCCAGCTGCCACTCAACATAACACGCGTGGGCATTCCCTACGAGGAACGCAACTCAGCCGAGGAGCCGAAAATTTGTGTGCCTCTAACTGTCACCGAGACGGCCGCGGAAAGCACCTCCGCGCTCCTGGTAGAGGTCGAGCGCGTCTATTGCTTTCCCTTGCCCAAGGTTGAGATCAAAACGGGTAACAtacggcagcaacagctgccgcagcCAACGCAGCACGAGCACAGCTCCGGGGCCAGTATCACATCCACGACCACGGAGGAGCAGCCGCAACCAGCGCTAAGTGCGGCTGCAGGTCGTCAGAGCTGCTTGACGTTGCTCCTAATCATCTGGAGCAGCGTCTGGGCATATTTATAG